A stretch of Salvelinus sp. IW2-2015 unplaced genomic scaffold, ASM291031v2 Un_scaffold3676, whole genome shotgun sequence DNA encodes these proteins:
- the tfam gene encoding transcription factor A, mitochondrial encodes MQRFQSQLTPAEAAALKQERRLRLAKRKANRRKRELNSLGKPKRTRSSFNIFMAEHFEEARGTTTQDKMKMLQEDWAKLSTSQKQVGGMKCLIYSAFVMFSSRISLYFPPFIFASILTAAATVLHRRDGARFPPDVTLGIQAKEFNLGFIRLETSLTKALLHPLLSLAGXPALGRVFMVPNFFHLRMMEAAVFLGTFKAAEGFWYPSPDLCLDTILSLSSTDNSFDLMAWFLH; translated from the exons ATGCAGAGGTTCCAGTCCCAGCTCACACCTGCAGAGGCTGCTGCTCTGAAACAGGAGAGGAGACTGAGGCTGGCCAAGAGGAAAGCCAACAGGAGGAAGAGG GAGTTGAACAGTCTGGGCAAACCCAAACGTACCCGGTCGTCCTTTAACATCTTCATGGCAGAACACTTTGAGGAGGCCAGAGGGACGACCACGCAG gacaAGATGAAGATGCTGCAAGAGGACTGGGCCAAACTGTCAACCTCACAGAAACAAGTAGGTGGAATGAAGtgtttgatatacagtgcattcgtaatgttttcatcaaggatctctctgtactttcctccgttcatctttgcctcgatcctgactgctgccgccaccgtgcttcaccgtagggatggtgccaggtttcctccagatgtgacgcttggcattcaggccaaagagttcaatcttggtttcatcagactagagacctccctgaccaaggcccttctccacccattgctcagtttggctgggYGRccagctctaggaagagtctttatggttccaaacttcttccatttaagaatgatggaggccgctgtgttcttggggactttcaaagCTGCAGAAGGKttttggtacccttccccagatctatgcctcgacacaatcctgtctctgagctctacggacaattctttcgacctcatggcttggtttttgcactga